From Mastacembelus armatus chromosome 9, fMasArm1.2, whole genome shotgun sequence:
aaacacacaaacagaaaccacaGTATATTACTATAGTGCACCATCTGAAAGTATACAGCTCCAAAAGTGATGTGTGCTGGGAATAATGCACATAATCCCAGTGTTAGCCAAAGGACTAATTTTCAGTGGTTTAAACTGTTAATGTATtcacctgctgctgcctgtggGTGCTGAACTGGGCTGGCAGCTGGGTGGCTAGGTGGACCTCCATGTTGTGGGGGACCACCCTGCTGGGCCTGGCCTGTGGGTGTGGCAGAAGGCTGGGGGTGCTGTGGATGAGGGTGCAAGGTGGCGCTGGGGTGGGGGTACTGCTGTGGCATTGGCCCTGGAGACACTGCAGGAGAGAAATCAGAACTAGTGAGGATGGAAAGTATGTAAACTGTACAGCTAACACTACCTGCAGTGTAGCCTGCTGCATAATGGGGGCTGGAAATTAACTTTGTGCTATATGCCTGCATGTTGGCTGGCTGGGTGTAACAGTGCTCAGTGTACTGTCCctcatgaaaataaacaaacaaatcaatgcCATATAAACGGGTGGTGGGCTGACGTACCATACATAGTGTGCGTCTGCTCTGGGTACTGTGTAGTCGAGGAAGAGACGAGGCTGGGTTGGCCATGTGTGGGAGCCATCATCCTGGCACTGCCCTGCATTACTGGACCAAACACATGCTGTGCCTGGAGGACAGACAGAAGACATACAACATAAGCATTAGATTGAACATGTATAAAGCTTTGTTTCGTTCTAGGACAGGCTATCTAATTATGGTGCTAACTACAATGTAGCATCACACATTAAATACTAAAAACTAGAGAAGTTAGTTTGTTGAGGATTCTAGAAGAAGATTGTATGGGCAGCTACTTCGATAAAAACTGAACTTAAAATTGAATGGAATTCTTATCCATTGTCAGTATGTGGACTCTGCTACCCATAGACCACCTTCACTGTCCCTGCCAATGTTCAAACACAGCCTACTCACAAACGGGTAACACTTTAGATGTGAGAACTAGGAATGTGCATTCAAACTCCACGAATCAACAGCTATCAAACAGTGGCATCCTGCTGGCAGCCTGTCAAGGTGCAGGACTGCAGGCATCTGTCAGACAAATGGCTGACTACTGAACAGCTGGGAGCAATAAAGACTGCCAGCACCAAATGATGGCACCAGAGTAACTATAATAATTCTTAGAAGAAGAGACTCCAAGGGGTGAGCACTGCTGAATAGGCTGCTAAAGGTGGTATTCTTCTCATCATGGCAGCGTTGGGGCCAGTCTTACCTGTGATTGGTAGTGTGGCATTTGCTGAACCAGTGGCTGACTGGTGAACTGTTGCGGGCTGCATGTGAAGTACTGGGCAGAGTAGGCAGGGCTGGGTGCTACAATAGGTGGACCTGCTGCCGTTGCTGGGTGCATCATGGTGGGCGTACCTGGTGGATGGTGCTGGTCTGACCTCTGCTGGGGCATGTTGGGTACTGAAGATTCATGTCAAGAGATTACATGGAGGATTGACAAGAATTATTGGTAGTTTCCAAAGAAACTAATTATTTACCAAATGTGCCCAAACAGAAGATGACTCGCTTAAGAAGGGCAGGTTAAGACTACAAAGTAATGTGTACCGTTTATCGCTGCATTGTTCCTTCTGTCTATGTGATATAACACCATATACACTGTCACTGAGTGGTGCATGTCATGTGTGGAGTAGGTCCTATCAttttaccatccatccatccatccatccatccatcttctatacccgctttttcctgaaagccagggtcacggggtcATTTTACCATGTTCATCTTTATTGTGCATGTTCAGTTGTGCACCCagataaatcttttttttttttttaaaacaacaaaatgtatcAATAAACCAGACAGTCACACTTTCAGTCAGGCTGAAGAAAAACTTTTCTGTTACTTAGcagttttcagtctttttccCCTCCTCATCATGATAGTCACTGGTTTataatttacttatttataatttatcattttctgACTGCCCATCACTTCCTGGTCCTAGCCTTGTAACACTACAGCTTATAAAAGACCCACAATGCAACACGAGTAACTGCACCATTCAAAAAGTCAGCAGTCAGTTGTGATTATGAGAAAAATATCAGTTATGTAAAAAAAACCCTTTATAACACAAGAAAACATAAATTAGGGCAAATACAACTATATTTTGtgggaaaaaagacaaaagacagagacagaaagacaggtgGGAGTGAAAGCAGCAGTTATTCTCACCTTTACCTGGTCTGTAGGGTTTAGTCTGGCTGACCGTCATATGTGGCAACTGCACCTGGTACATAGCTGGAGACTAGACGGATGAGGGGAAAGAGTtgtagatggaaaaaaaaatgtttatactCGGTTTTCTCAGGGAAGCTCAGTGTCATTTCTACAAGAATGAAAACCAGCCCTTGAATAAAAATGGGTagagttttgcttttttgtgtggGACTACTATTAGTATCAATCTGTGACACTAGATACCAACTTATTCAACTATAAACTTGCTTTATTACCTAaatcacactcacactcacactcacactcacactcacactcacactcacactcacactcacactcacactcacactcacactcacactcacactcacactcacactcacactcacactcacactcacactcgtGGGAATTATCTCTTACCTGGGGCCACATGCATTTTCTATGCCTGTCTATCACTAGGCAAAAAAGGATTACACAAGGACTATAACTCAAATACTACTTATCTTCCATTCTTTGACTCATTCACATTATTTACCATGCATTTCTATTACAAACAgtacagcagcaaaaacaaagaggCTTAAACTCCCTTTAGCTCACAGCCATTTGGTTGGTGAACAGATGCAGCAAATAGAAATAGAAGTTAAAAAGTCCATCTGTGATGGCAGTTTTAAATGAATTGCAATAAGAAGTTGGCAAACCAACATCTGATGGCATTAATTCATCAAGCAAGCAAAACATCTCAGTACTGATtgggcttaaaaaaaaaaaaaaaaaaaaaaaacaaaaggattaaaaaaaaaatagaaattttattaaaattcaCAAACCTTCCATATTATGCTTTTCTAAtggagcaagagagagaggaggagggggagaaaaggaaaaaaaaccacTCTTTAGTTGTTCACCAAGGTATTTTATAGTTTACACGTGTCTGATGTTGGATCACCAAGGTTTTCTTAAAGCAACACAGGAAAATATAGATCTAAATCTAACAGCAAAATATCTTAAATTTCAATATGTGCTCTTAAGAATTGGttaatttttttacatcatgCTGTATACAAATGTCATCTATTTCCACCTTTATGTAAACATTTCTGAACTTATTATTCTAAATGTTTACCGAACCATTTTTCATAGAATTTCAATAATTCATCCAAGGAAATtcagacagaggaaagaaaagtgaagaTGAAGGATGCATGtacatacaaagaaaaaaaaaaaaaattagggcTGTCAATGTTAACGCGTTAATTTTTAGATTAATCGCATGTGTTAACgcgttcagatttttttttaaagcaaattaaTCGTTTGATAAGGTTTGTCCCCAGCTTCTTGCCGTCATCACAGCACGGATGGATATCTGTCATTGTGTGATTTGGGTAAGTTACAGCAAACACTATACTACTTAATATGATGGCACAAGACAACGCCTGGTCTGCTGAACGGCAAGTTTCATTATAAAACGTttccagatggaagtttggaaaaaaaactaaGTTGTGTGCACTTATTGTAGTGAAGATCTGTCCTGTAAATcctagtattttaaatttgtgattAATTACAATTGACGATTACGATTAACAgcactacatacacacacgtggatatatatatatatatatatatatatatatacacacacatacatacacacacacacacacacacacacatatatatatccTAAATGGTAAACCAGTGAAATAACTATGGAGAAAATAATTCCATGTATTACAGGTGAATGAAAGAAGAGGAACATGGCATAACAAGTAACAACAAATATAAGCACATATGTTGGGAGACCTCATGGGGATTGCCGTGACTTTGTATGTCATACATTCTGTGCAATGCTTAGGGTGTTTGGCACAGAacacaaggaagaaaaaaaaacatttgtctaCCTTGTGCAAATTTGAGCAAGCCTGTGTCTCACCTGCACTCCAGGGCTGACTGGTGTGAGGGGATACATCTGAGGGAAGCAGCTGTAGACAGCCGGAGGCTGCTGGACCACAATCGAGGGACTAGGCTGGCCCTGAGGCCGAGGGGGTGTTGGGGTGTTGGCTGGTTTGGGCTGATGACAGCGTTGAGAGAGAGGAAACCGTTAAGACAGACTGTAAATTGGTTTTGCCAACAGTCTCGGTGCTTTGTGGTCTGACAGCATGGTATACTGACCTGTGTATTGAACCTGGGTTTGAACTCATTGGCATTTGGGTTCAAGGTTGATTTTCTCACTTGACTGTAGGAGTAAAACAAGTTGAAGGATCAGTCTCGAGTAATTTATGGTTATAATTTTCTTATCAATTGTTGAttagaaaaatatcaaatatcaccagattttaatttttttttttttttttttaaatatgcagccTCCCCTCTCAGTATTGTCCCTTTCACTCACTCTTGTACtgcctcctttttctcctccttctcttcttgcTTGGTTCCACTGAACGTGGACGTGGCTGTTGTCTGAACTCCCTGTGACGTCACATCCAGCCCTGCCCTCTTCTGGTCCGGGGCTGAAGGAGATGGGGACAGTGCAGCTGGACTGCCAGGCTTACTGCTGTTTGTGGCGGTGGGGGATGGAGCAGGGGCACCACCAGGGGTGCCAGCAGCAATCACTACAACAGCCTCTTCAGTGCCCTCCCGCCCCACTGTGGAAGCTTTGTCCAGGGGAAGGTCTTTAGGCTTGTCTGCTGTCTCTCTGGGAGGCTTGGTCATTAACTGGTCAAATGCAGGGTCTGGGTTTGAACTAGACTGCAACTGGAAGAGGGAAAAGGAAGAGTTAGAAGAGGCACACACAAGCTCTGCCTCAGCCTCATAAACACTTGGTTAGTTATTGCAGAATTTCAGCATTCCTGTATTACATGAATCAAAAAGATACTTACCCTAAAATCTACACTAAATTTCTTTAAATTAtctatttgttttctgtggtcTGGTGCCATATTAGGGGGTCCTATAAGGTGAGTAGAGAGAGATAAACATGGGTCATGTTTCAGACACTGACACATGAACTCAGATTACAGTAACAGCACAAACACTTAAACCATACTACCATGACAGCTACAGGTAAGAAGTGGGTGTATCAACAAATGCCCTCCTCTTCTAAATCTTAGTGACACTGCTCCACAACACTGAGGCCTTAAGTTGTGTTTCTGAAAGGAATACTGTTGTGTATACTGTACCTTTACAGATTGGTCTGGTGATACTGGGTGAGCTGTCCAATGGCTTAATGTTCTCCTTGTTTGCTGTGGGGGATGTTTGTCTTGTCTCCTGAACACGACACTCTTTTGctatacaaaacagaaaaattattAGTTTACTCGCAGCATAAGTATTTATGGTAGTGACAGAACCTTCACTAAAACATCACATCCAAGTACACAGAAATCAGGTATGCTATATCACACCTGGCAGTTCTTATTCCCTCAGTCATTTTGAGGGTTATCATCAAGCTTACCATCTCCGGAAGGGGAGGTGACCATGCTTGGGGAGGGGCTAGCAGCAGTAGGAGAAGAAGCTGTTGGAGTAGCAATAATTTCCACAGGCGCTGCTCCCGACTGTGGTGACGGGAGGGAGGACGAGCCAGGAGAAGTTCCACCCATACTATTCTGTCGGGGGGAGCGGGGTCTGTGAGCTGAAGTGGGGAACAAGTAATAAAATTTTGGTGATCAAAAATGTAACCATATTCTAATTTACCCCTAACGAATTCACCTGTCTCGATTTACTGGCCAACATTAGGGGATTATTATTCAAAATTACAGGGCTTCAGACATGTGCAACAATCATACAATAAGGTGTTTGTTTAATAATATTATCAGGTGGAAAATGTTTATGAAATGCTCACAACCATGCAAGGCCTTTCAAAATATGCTTCAACAAGAGGGGGTGAACTACAATATTTATCTCTTGCGCAGGTGTTTCATTAAGTTATCACACAATGCAGAATTAGTGCAGTTAGAAATTCATAAAAGGAAAGTTCTTCATAAGGACAAAATTATTTTACCTCCACTAACTACCGAGGACCATGTCCCTCCAGAGGAGCTGCTCCTGGTTGGTGCAGTCACTGGAATCTCTCCAGGGGCATTGTGGGAAATTAAGTCCACTCCTGGAGGGACACCAGTAGTCCGGCAAGGTGGGACTCTGTGAGCACGAGGTGTCCTCTGGGATTTTGGAGACATCCTGGGTGGACCTgtagatgaagaaaaaaagatgacaacagaGAACTCTTTAAACAGATGAAGGATGTATGATAAATACAATGAGAAGCCTGTTTCCTACTACCCTGTTGGGAAGGTGTCTATCTGAAGCTCATCTGTTTATCTTAAAATCCCAAACAACTTCACTGATTACATCTTAATTAAACGATTAAATACTTCATAACATTATTTGATGACAAGCATTAGTTGAGAACCTACAGATGATTGTGTAAACTGAGCAAACACCAAACTTTTTAAACCACaaagtgagaaaagagaaatggagagaaggTGAGCTGTAAACATgcatttaaagaatttattgtTTAGCTGAGTTTATGCAGTTACACAAATGTGTCCATCTTATTGGCAACAACCCTGCACAAAATGATTTTTGGCTAAACATCTGACAACTACAAACATATATACTCCAGCATATTGGATTCAACAGAAAGAAGAGTAAAGGGCTTGATTGCAGTTCTTAATCTTAATGTATAATATACTTTTGGTCTCATGAAAttcaaaaaaaaatgaaagggtCACTGTTAAACCTGGTATGTGaggacaaacaaaatgtgttgtCCCTAAAAGGGCAAATTCAAACTTCTGTAAGTATCTTTTCCATGGTTCAGCTACATCATCATATAGCTATggctttgtttgctttttttaaacgCTTCTGAAACATTTTTAGGCAACTATTTGAAaaactggtgcatttgtgtttttgttggcatAACTCTTGCTAAACAAAGCACAGCACACAGTGGTACACCCACATGCCAAGGTGAAACTGCCTGATGCACTGATAAAGGATCAGCTTTGTGGCTAACTATTTCTTCACAATCTTCATTTGTGTGGAAATTACAAATCTGACCCCAAATCAGTCCAAAAAAGCACCTTCAGCTATTTGTGTTGATCCACACTAGACCTGGGCAAATTCATTTTTGAAAGCAGCTTTCTTATGAATACTTAAGACTTTCAAGCAGCCATCAGTGCGATTAGGAACATAATTAAGATAATGAAGTCAATTCATCCACGTTCAACTCATGTCTTTGCCCAAGTCTACTCCACACTGATGTGGGTACCTTCTGAAGACATGCGTTTGGGCAGAGTGGAGGCCGGCGACGTGGGCCCATGGTGGGaaaaggaggatgaggaggagggatAGGAGGGGTGGGATGAATGAGAAGAAGGCCTGGAAGGACGAGAGGGAGGTCTGGAAGGAGGCCTGGTGGGCGTGGTTGCCCGAGGAGGCAGGGAGGAGGGACCAGACTGGTAACGAGAGGGGGGGCGGGAGGAGGGAGATTGACAGGGTGAGGGCCAATGGGATGTACCTACAACACGGAAGGACAAATGATCAAGGAAGACAAACAGAAGATGACAACCAGTTAAAATGGGGAAAACAAAAGTAAGGCAGGAATAGAAAGCGggaattaataaaaaacaaagaatggcaaaaacaaaattatatgttttaattgtgataataaatgcataaaatgaAGTGACCGTGACAATAAATATGAACATCCCAGACACTATAAACCAGTTAAACTGTAGACACATAATGTGTTTCCCAGTAAAAGTCGGTCGCTATATTGACCACCATACTCACTCACTAACCATTGCACATTTGGACATTTTTGCATATAGAGTGTAGCAAGTAAAACCATAAGTTTGGGCATGTATTAAACTGTACCTCCATTAACCACTCTCTGGTCAGCCCCAGAGCTGGGACTGTAGTCGTGAGGTCCTGATCGAGGGGTTGAGGGACCAGCTGAGCCCTGACCTAGACGAGGACGTCCAGGACCCCAAGACATTGCCTCCCTGTTCCTCTGACCTGGAGGAATGTACTTGCTTTctctgaacaaacacacaaaaacaaacaacagaagcaaACTGTTTAGTTAACTATAAACGAGACAATCATTAAACTAAGAAAGGGGAGGAATTGATTTTGCACTGGATTACATTAAACTAAGTACTTCTCATCAGCTAAAATGAGCATCTTTTCTTTAATTACCAATGAAGCATTTGTTCAAGGGAACAGCTGCTGTCTACATGCTGAATATGTGGTTAACTACTTTGTTTCCCTTTAAGGCTCAAATATGTTTCTCAAGACTGTGCCTTTCTACTGCAGACCAGGGCATTATGCACATGTATTACTAGTACTGACACTGGTGATGAATCCCAATTCCACTAACTGTATCCACATTTACCTCACTGGCATCTTTACCTTTCATCTCCCATGTAAGATGCaaggagaaactgcaaggagcaagaaaacatgtttctgataTGACACATGTTTTCCTAAATCATAATGTGAAGGttataaacacaaactgatttccAATAAAGGGGCATGTCGATCTATAATGAACTTCTGTAAAGGATAAACTCGTGTATCTTCAGTTAAAGCCCCTCCAGGCAGCCTCTATGCTCTTCggagcaggaagaaaaaaaaaaaactaacaaaaaaaaaaaaaaaaaaaaaaaaaacttcactaTGGGGTACTGGAACAACTTCCAGGTCTACCAAGGATTGAACAAATAAGGGTATTGAGATTCACCCTGGGTTTTCATAGCTggttttcttgtctttgctttggaAGCTGTGCTTTGAGATGATGAAGACTCATCCCCTTCTGTAACTTTATGTTTAGCTGGGAGCCCACACACAAACTTGGAAATTCCCGCAAAGGttctaagaaatatgaaaaaggtTCTTCGGTCCAGAAGTGCCTCATGTAATATTATTAAACTAATAGACTGACATTAACCAGCAAAAGAAATATGTGATGATAGTATTACATGTGTCCTTGTCTCACCTGCTCAGTGTGTGAGTCTCCCGTTCCCCTCGTACCACAGCAGTATATTTTTCCTCCTCAGTGCGTTCATCATTCTCCAGGGCCACACGGGCCTTGTATGCAGCActggcctctatctcctctgCCAGCTGGGCAGCACGAGCTTCCCTCTTGAGGAACTCTTCTGAGTTGTCCCGTTCCAGGGGCACCCTGAGACACAAGCCCAGCAGCAGGATGATATCAAGTTTTGACTCAACTCAAAACAAGATTAACAGAACAGGTTAATGATAAGAAATATTGAAAAAAGGCTTTATACACCAAGTGTAATATCAATTACTTATATGCAGGAAAATGTGTGACAGAAGTGAACTTATTCTAACATGAATCATATAGAGAGGCACTGAGAAGCTTACGTATATGTAGACAGGCTGCTGTCATATGTAGACAAGACTCCATACTTCTCCTCATTGTACTTGAACATATCATTAGGATCCCAACCATTTGACTACAATGTTGAAAAAGGCACATAGAGagaatttcacaaaaaaaaaaaaaaaactatacacAATGCTGTGTATCAACTGTATATAATAAAACTTGGCTTTTTTACTGCCCAATTTTCAAGTCATCATACAAAGGCCTGTATGGAACTTTTCGCGCGTTTTCTTACCACATCTGTATCCAGAGACTCAAGGCTGTCAGAGTTGTGGGTCTCGCCTCCATCCCAGGGCTCTAGATCCTTCTCTTTATGTTCACCATTGATCCTACCACTCACTGCAACATCTGTGAAGTTGTCTGCAACGCACACAAAGAACACATACACAGTGGCTTCAGGAAGTATTCAGACTCATTTAATTTTGGCACTTGATTGCATTTAACATTTGAATGGGCAGCACTGGTAAATTTGCCCATCAATGTACATTCAATAACCCATtgtgacaaagtgacaaaaaaaaaaaaaacatcaaaaactgaaatcccTGATTTCAAGAACTGTAAGCATGTGTAAGCTTTGAAAACCTGGACATGGTCAGTGAGATCCTCTCAGGTTCCatcaatttgaaaataaaaaatgggaTTTTCTGTGAACAGAAATCTTTTATGTCTTTCTAAAGATGTTATATGGGGTAGAGGCGGGACTTTGCCTTATGCAAGGCAAACCATCAACTCACTGAGACCACCTGCACCTtggaccaggttttccccaaaCACCTTTTTATTTGGCTGCACTCATCCATCTCTAATTCTTAGGAAGTCTCCCTGTCTGCCAATGATAACTCCCATATCATATTGCCTCCACCACCTTGTTTCTCCGTAGGGATTTTGTTAGTCAGGTGACAACCAGTCCCTGCAGTATGTCCAACACAGTTCTTGAACTTCAGCACACAGTTCAATTTGTGTCTCTTTCCTTCAACTTAAAGTGGGTTCAGTATACCCACTATACCATCATATAGAGATGGTTGTCCTTTTTTCCAGAAGGTTCTCTCATTTTTGCAGACTACTTCTGTTCTGTTACAATAACTGCTGGGCTTATGGTCACCCCCCTGACCAAGGCTCTTCTTGCTCAGTAGCTCAATTTGGCCAGATTATCACTCTACAAAGAATCCTGGTGCTACTTTCATTTCACAGTTATTGAGGACACTCGACACCTGTGAACACTCAAAACTTTAGAAATTGTTTTATACTTTTGTCCTGATGTATTGCTACAATTTTATTATGTCTATGAAGAGCTTCTTGGacttcatggcttggtttttgtccTGACTTGTATAGCTAAAGGTCTGTATTTCTAAGCTGTttctaattaattttatttgtcaaaGGTGGACTCTATTCAAGCTTAAGACACATCTCAAGGACAATTTACGCAAACCTGACCACATTTTTAAGAGTTACAATAAGGGGCCTGAATGCTTTTGTAAAAGAGATTTCAGtttatgacatttaaaacatttgtgaaaaaTTCAAAAAAGTATGTTCACAGTTTAACATTATGGATTATTGAGTATTGATTGTTGGGCAACAACTGCTGTTTTATCCAGTGAAAATTATGTATACAATGCAATAAAGAGCGCAAAAACTGGagagggtctgaatactttcaaaGGCCACTGTATTTATGTATAGCAGACTGCCACACATATACACTGAGGCTCATGATGGTTGACAGTCACATGGCTGCACTGTATATGTAGAGAAGCGCTCATGCCTCAAGAGATTCTGCCAAAACCTCGCACAGCAAAGGTCTATACGGAGGTAGAGGTGGTTCATCGACACGCCCACTCACAACCAGACATGGGCATAACTAGATTGAGGAAAATCCTTTCAAAAAAAGTTGGAGCTATTATTTGAGCTAGCCTTAGTAAAGTTAACACCAATTAAGGGTTCTGATAGTGTGCACCTTCTTAACAACCTTGTAAAGAAGGGGGAAAGGAAGTCTCCAACAACTTAGGTTGCAAcacaacattttcattaaattaagAATTAAGGCAGGTTGATATTTTCACAAGCCTGTCTTTTTTGAGAGATAATACACAGATAAAAATCTACTTGGGTCTGATGGTAGATGACTTTCTGCAGCATTCACTATCTTTGTACACTTACACAATATTTTGGTTGCCTCAAG
This genomic window contains:
- the atxn2 gene encoding ataxin-2 isoform X8; translated protein: MSLKAGGNRSKPGGGNTAGAAASGAGGSGGGRQNLGRGRHSGKGPAAVIFSGVYANMRMVHVLTSVVGTKCELKVKNGAVYEGVFKTYGPECDLVLDAAHRKSPEPSIGPRKEDIVESIIFKASDVVVVTFKDVDLNFARKGLLLTLSPVCLLSNGLVSSDTDNFTDVAVSGRINGEHKEKDLEPWDGGETHNSDSLESLDTDVSNGWDPNDMFKYNEEKYGVLSTYDSSLSTYTVPLERDNSEEFLKREARAAQLAEEIEASAAYKARVALENDERTEEEKYTAVVRGERETHTLSRESKYIPPGQRNREAMSWGPGRPRLGQGSAGPSTPRSGPHDYSPSSGADQRVVNGGTSHWPSPCQSPSSRPPSRYQSGPSSLPPRATTPTRPPSRPPSRPSRPSSHSSHPSYPSSSSSFSHHGPTSPASTLPKRMSSEGPPRMSPKSQRTPRAHRVPPCRTTGVPPGVDLISHNAPGEIPVTAPTRSSSSGGTWSSVVSGAHRPRSPRQNSMGGTSPGSSSLPSPQSGAAPVEIIATPTASSPTAASPSPSMVTSPSGDAKECRVQETRQTSPTANKENIKPLDSSPSITRPICKGPPNMAPDHRKQIDNLKKFSVDFRLQSSSNPDPAFDQLMTKPPRETADKPKDLPLDKASTVGREGTEEAVVVIAAGTPGGAPAPSPTATNSSKPGSPAALSPSPSAPDQKRAGLDVTSQGVQTTATSTFSGTKQEEKEEKKEAVQDQVRKSTLNPNANEFKPRFNTQPKPANTPTPPRPQGQPSPSIVVQQPPAVYSCFPQMYPLTPVSPGVQKSIIWKSPAMYQVQLPHMTVSQTKPYRPGKVPNMPQQRSDQHHPPGTPTMMHPATAAGPPIVAPSPAYSAQYFTCSPQQFTSQPLVQQMPHYQSQAQHVFGPVMQGSARMMAPTHGQPSLVSSSTTQYPEQTHTMYAAVAAAQALHLANQPPQQQMYSALAPTPPSMTPGPNPQSPQASFPSAQQTVYIHPQQVQHGYNPNHMAHVQQAHMQSGIVQSHHPAPTHPPMMLMATQGPPGGPQPPMPQTALNPIPVSSTTHFSYLAQVQPHHQQQL